The sequence below is a genomic window from Betaproteobacteria bacterium.
CATGCTCGGCATCAATCGCAACACCCTGCGCAAGAAACTCACCGAATACCAACTTCTTTAGATTCCCATGACCGTCAAGCAAGCCCTGATTTCCGTCTCCGACAAGACGGGTGTACTCGCATTCGCCCAGGGCCTTGCCGCCCAGGGCGTCAAGCTCCTGTCCACCGGCGGCACCGCCAAGCTGCTGCGGGATGCCGGCCTGGCCGTCACCGAAATCGGCGACTACACCGGCTTCCCGGAAATGCTCGATGGCCGGGTCAAGACCCTGCACCCCAAGGTGCACGGCGGCATCCTGGCCCGCCGGGATCTGGCCGAGCACAGGGCCACCCTCGAGCAGCACGGCATTCCGATGATCGACCTGGTGTGCGTGAATCTCTACCCCTTCGCCGCCACCATCGCCAAGGCCGGCGTGACGCTGGAAGACGCCATCGAGAACATCGACATCGGCGGTCCGGCCATGGTCCGTTCCTCGGCCAAGAACTACGCCGGCGTCGCGATCGTCACCGATCCGGCCGACTACCAGCCGCTGCTCGACGAGATGAAGGCCAACGGCGGCGCCCTGCAACTGGCCACCCGCTTCAATCTGGCCAAGAAAGCCTTCACCCACACCGCCCGCTACGACAGCATGATCGCCAACTGGCTGACCGGCCTGGAAGAAAATGCCGAGTCCAAGCCGGCAGAGGCTGCCCCGACCCCGGCGATCTTCCCGGCCAGGCTGCAACTGGCCTTCGACCGGGTGGAAATTCTGCGTTACGGCGAGAACGCCCACCAGTCGGCCGCCTTCTACCGCGACACGACGCCGTTGGCCGGCAGCATCGCCGCCTACACCCAGTTGCAGGGCAAGGAACTGTCCTACAACAACATCGCCGATTCGGACGCCGCCTGGGAGTGCGTCAAGGCTTTCGACGCGAGTGCCGGCCAACGCGCCTGCGTCATCATCAAGCACGCCAACCCCTGCGGCGTGGCCATCGCCGGCACCCTGCTCGGCGCCTACGAAAAGGCCTTCAAGACCGACTCCACCTCCGCTTTCGGCGGCATCATCGCCTTCAACGGCGAAGTCGGCCTCGACGTGGTCAACGCCATGAACGAAAGAAAGCACTTCGTCGAAGTGCTGCTCGCCCCGTCCTTCACCGCCGAAGCCAAGGCGGCGCTCGCCGCCAAGACCAACCTGCGCGTACTGGTGGTGCCCCTCGGCCGTGACCTCAACAAGCTGGAACTGAAGCGCGTCGGCGGCGGCCTGCTGGTGCAGACGGCCGACGACTTCACCGCCCAGGCTTCCGGTCTGAAGGTGGTCACTAAGGTGCAGCCTACGCCTACGCAGATCGAAGACCTGCTCTTCGCCGAGCGCGTCGCCAAGTTCGTCAAGTCCAACGCCATCGTCTTCTGCGGCGGCGGCATGACCCTGGGGGTCGGGGCAGGCCAGATGAGCCGCGTCGATTCGACCCGGATCGCCAGCATCAAGGCCACCAACGCCGGCCTGTCGCTCAAGGGTTCGGTCGTGGCGTCGGATGCCTTCTTCCCCTTCCGCGACGGCCTCGACGTGGTGGCCGAAGCCGGCGCCGTGGCAGTCATCCAGCCCGGCGGCTCCATGCGCGACGAGGAAGTCATCGCCGCGGCCGACGAGCACGGCATCGCCATGGTCTTCACCGGCGCCCGCCACTTCCGCCACTGATTTCGTGCCCGGCTGCGCCGTGACTTGTCGACTTCGCCTCGCCGTGCAACAGCACTGTCTTCGGCGCGTCTTCGCGTCACGCCTTCGCCGTCCGCGAAATCGCACTATGGGAAATTGAAGGAAAACCACGCATGAAACTCCTCGTCATCGGCTCCGGCGGTCGTGAGCACGCCATGGCCTGGCGCCTCGCCAAATCCCCCGGTCTGCAAAAGGTTTACGTCGCCCCGGGCAACGCCGGCACGGCCCGGGAGCACGAGTTGCAGAACATCGCCCTCGGGGATCCGGTCGCGCTGGCCGATTTCGCCGCAAAGGAAAAGA
It includes:
- the purH gene encoding bifunctional phosphoribosylaminoimidazolecarboxamide formyltransferase/IMP cyclohydrolase; this translates as MTVKQALISVSDKTGVLAFAQGLAAQGVKLLSTGGTAKLLRDAGLAVTEIGDYTGFPEMLDGRVKTLHPKVHGGILARRDLAEHRATLEQHGIPMIDLVCVNLYPFAATIAKAGVTLEDAIENIDIGGPAMVRSSAKNYAGVAIVTDPADYQPLLDEMKANGGALQLATRFNLAKKAFTHTARYDSMIANWLTGLEENAESKPAEAAPTPAIFPARLQLAFDRVEILRYGENAHQSAAFYRDTTPLAGSIAAYTQLQGKELSYNNIADSDAAWECVKAFDASAGQRACVIIKHANPCGVAIAGTLLGAYEKAFKTDSTSAFGGIIAFNGEVGLDVVNAMNERKHFVEVLLAPSFTAEAKAALAAKTNLRVLVVPLGRDLNKLELKRVGGGLLVQTADDFTAQASGLKVVTKVQPTPTQIEDLLFAERVAKFVKSNAIVFCGGGMTLGVGAGQMSRVDSTRIASIKATNAGLSLKGSVVASDAFFPFRDGLDVVAEAGAVAVIQPGGSMRDEEVIAAADEHGIAMVFTGARHFRH